The following proteins are encoded in a genomic region of Rutidosis leptorrhynchoides isolate AG116_Rl617_1_P2 unplaced genomic scaffold, CSIRO_AGI_Rlap_v1 contig319, whole genome shotgun sequence:
- the LOC139882856 gene encoding uncharacterized protein, with translation MFGVVFPNRSFPMDISTFSQIDTTHWILDMNTFVGEAYDQIREVCIFLLNNFTLPADKALAVYIQSPGSQFVFVGAVTVARPSAVLSLPWPEPGPVGGGPMQLTAPDSATLSAKIGVSVEDLASLPSLDVVAEKKIERLAMRVGENLFNFMQSFCGVDGSRLVVPMDILDRWFKKFQEKAKRDPEFLKSFSL, from the exons ATGTTCGGCGTCGTCTTTCCTAATCGGAGCTTTCCGATGGACATCTCCACCTTCTCGCAAATCGACACTACGCATTGGATTCTCGACATGAACACTTTTGTAG GTGAGGCGTACGATCAAATCCGAGAAGTTTGCATTTTCCTTCTTAACAACTTCACTCTTCCAGCAGACAAAGCCCTCGCCGTCTACATCCAATCCCCGGGATCTCAATTCGTGTTCGTCGGCGCCGTCACTGTCGCTCGGCCATCAGCTGTGTTGTCTCTGCCTTGGCCGGAACCTGGGCCTGTTGGTGGAGGTCCGATGCAGCTGACGGCGCCGGATTCCGCCACTTTGTCGGCGAAAATCGGGGTGTCTGTTGAGGATTTGGCTTCCCTACCGTCGCTGGACGTGGTGGCGGAGAAGAAGATTGAAAGGCTAGCGATGAGAGTTGGGGAGAATTTGTTCAATTTCATGCAATCGTTTTGTGGGGTTGATGGGAGCAGATTGGTTGTTCCTATGGATATATTGGATCGTTGGTTTAAAAAGTTTCAAGAGAAAGCTAAAAGAGATCCTGAATTCTTGAAGAGCTTTTCATTGTGA
- the LOC139882867 gene encoding uncharacterized protein isoform X2, protein MEDWEDEQIPSLPSKVPHIKSHWDDEDVDEDDIKESWEDEDEPAPPPPVSKLPAQKAPKKTMPKTAEKKENTLNTAKEEPLDPVAEKLRQQRLVEEADFKFTTELFGTKGPQKTLDTFIPKSESDFMEYAELVSNKLCPYEKSFHYIPLLKAVMRLSMANLKASDAKDIASSITAIANEKLKAEKEANAGKKKSGPKKKQLNVDKVQEDLVVNSYDPLDDDDFM, encoded by the exons ATGGAGGACTGGG AAGATGAGCAAATTCCATCTCTTCCATCAAAGGTGCCGCATATCAAAAGTCATTGGGATGATGAGGACGTTGATGAGGATGATATAAAGGAATCTTGGGAGGATGAAGATGAGCCT GCACCACCACCACCTGTGTCTAAGCTTCCTGCTCAAAAAGCCCCCAAGAAAACCATGCCCAAAACTGCTGAGAAGAAAGAAAATACCCTTAATACAGCAAAGGAAGAGCCACTGGATCCAGTTGCTGAGAAACTTCGCCAACAAAG GTTAGTCGAAGAAGCTGATTTCAAATTCACCACAGAGTTGTTTGGCACAAAAGGTCCTCAGAAGACACTTGATACATTCATTCCAAAATCTGAGAGTGACTTCATGGAATATGCAGAGCTTGTCTCTAATAAGCTCTGTCCATATGAG AAAAGCTTCCACTATATTCCTTTACTGAAAGCTGTGATGAGATTATCGATGGCTAATCTAAAAGCTTCAGATGCTAAAGATATTGCATCGTCCATCACAGCTATTGCTAATGAAAAACTAAAAGCTGAGAAGGAAGCAAATGCTGGCAAAAAGAAGTCAG GTCCGAAAAAGAAACAGCTAAATGTCGACAAGGTTCAAGAGGATTTGGTCGTCAATTCATATGATCCtctggatgacgacgacttcatgtGA
- the LOC139882867 gene encoding uncharacterized protein isoform X1, with product MEDWEDEQIPSLPSKVPHIKSHWDDEDVDEDDIKESWEDEDEPAQAPPPPVSKLPAQKAPKKTMPKTAEKKENTLNTAKEEPLDPVAEKLRQQRLVEEADFKFTTELFGTKGPQKTLDTFIPKSESDFMEYAELVSNKLCPYEKSFHYIPLLKAVMRLSMANLKASDAKDIASSITAIANEKLKAEKEANAGKKKSGPKKKQLNVDKVQEDLVVNSYDPLDDDDFM from the exons ATGGAGGACTGGG AAGATGAGCAAATTCCATCTCTTCCATCAAAGGTGCCGCATATCAAAAGTCATTGGGATGATGAGGACGTTGATGAGGATGATATAAAGGAATCTTGGGAGGATGAAGATGAGCCTGCTCAG GCACCACCACCACCTGTGTCTAAGCTTCCTGCTCAAAAAGCCCCCAAGAAAACCATGCCCAAAACTGCTGAGAAGAAAGAAAATACCCTTAATACAGCAAAGGAAGAGCCACTGGATCCAGTTGCTGAGAAACTTCGCCAACAAAG GTTAGTCGAAGAAGCTGATTTCAAATTCACCACAGAGTTGTTTGGCACAAAAGGTCCTCAGAAGACACTTGATACATTCATTCCAAAATCTGAGAGTGACTTCATGGAATATGCAGAGCTTGTCTCTAATAAGCTCTGTCCATATGAG AAAAGCTTCCACTATATTCCTTTACTGAAAGCTGTGATGAGATTATCGATGGCTAATCTAAAAGCTTCAGATGCTAAAGATATTGCATCGTCCATCACAGCTATTGCTAATGAAAAACTAAAAGCTGAGAAGGAAGCAAATGCTGGCAAAAAGAAGTCAG GTCCGAAAAAGAAACAGCTAAATGTCGACAAGGTTCAAGAGGATTTGGTCGTCAATTCATATGATCCtctggatgacgacgacttcatgtGA